The window CGACCTACACATTACTATTAGATCTACAACCGAAAGGAAGATTATAGAATCTTACCCAAAAAGGAGAGAAATTTAAGACCACATCAGAGGTTGCGCATCGCCTTCGATTTCTTGCAACACAAGCAACCGTTGTTCGAAACTCCATGGCCTCCCATTAAGCACGTTCTCCATATCTTGCCAATGAAAGAATTGGAACATAAATAGATTAGAGCCCATTGATCTGATCACCACACCATCTTTGAGACACCAAACATGGAGTATAGTACGTTTAAAAGCATCGAAATTCAAAAGCTTCTCCATAAGTATTCGCCCTATCAACCGTAACGAGATCTTTTCATCGTGGGTATTATCATTACAATCATCCAGAATCCCAATATCTTCTTCGCCATTCATGATGGCTAATTTGGAGCATTGTTCGACAAGATCTTCCGCCATGAGAGCGATAGTTTTGTCTCTTAGGAAACCCTAGAGAGAGAAAAACTCTAACTCAAGAGAGAGAAGGGACCCTTTTTGACATAACTTACTTAAAACATTGGAtgtttgtttaatgattttttttatattttattattttttcttaaaagtataaaataaaaagttgaaaaatcaatttcaaaatcattttttaaataaaattcatttaCCTAAAACGTCATATTTCCTgtcatattataatttataattaataattaattagaacttaaaaagtttaaatatcattaaaaaaaatttaaagtatttaaaaattaaaatgaggcAATCAAACATGATCAATTAACCAATGCAAAATGTAAATACAGTTTCAAATTTTCCTCATTCAGCGCTGACTTTTTCTTAATGCACATTCGTTTACAAATTTTGAGGGGACTTTGTATCTCCATGCCCCAATTCCCCCCTATATTACTTCCGCTTGCTAATAGCCTAATACTCATTGAAAGGCCACCAAAAACACACTAAAATTAACACCAAACAATCACAAAAATTTACTCGTACTTCACCAACAACACAATTCTAGAGTATATCTTTggttaattaatattatacCCTTCTTctggtatgttttttttattgggtGGTTGTTAttttgcaaattttgtaaatttcTCATGAAAGTGTTTTGTTTCTGGATCTCCCTTGTTTCTTGTACTACaacattattgttttatttttggcaatcattgatttcttttttttttttatcatggaATTAGTCTTCATATTTCTATAATGTTGTAAAgtcatgattttttattttttattttttattttgattgatttgttATGCATCCTATCTCCATGGGGATATTTAAGGGTAATAGAGATAGTGATATGGTATTTggcttttttatttaattatttgctttttttgatattttttggtGCTTTTTCCAAAAATTCCTCCTTTTTTGATATGagaaaatggtttttttttttttttttttttttttttttttaatttttaaaaaattttttttttttataaatgctCAAAGGCTTCAGATTTTTGGGTATATGACTTTGATGCAGCAAGTTTTTGATTCATATCTTATAAAGGTTACTACACATTTGATAATTTCTAATTATGCGTTGTTGGGTACTTATGTTTGCAGAGAAATTTTGGGTTTGAAGCTTCATTAGGGTTTGTAAACACATAATTTAATTTCGATCATCGTCCTGCTTTATTATTAAGAAATTGATATTGAATTCTTATGGTTTGCTAAAGGAATTTGTATTTTGGGATTTGGGTACAATCATTTTTTGAGGTATTATTGGATTGAAGGCAGATTTAGGGTATTATAAGGAGGATTTCGATCTcaattttgttttgtaggagccCAATGGAtgaatcttcttcttccttgatCAGGAGGACGAAGTTTTCACACACTGTATGTCATCGAATCGATTCATCTATATTGGCCTCCATGTCATTAAGATTTCGAACACAGGAAATTCCCCAATTCAAACCTAGACCCGAAACTCCTGCTTCTCGGCCCGAAGCAGCCACTTTACCTGAAATTGCTGCTTCTCGCCCTGAATTAGTCGGTGTTCGCAAGGTACACGAATCAAATCAAACCCAGGTTCTGCGACATCCATTGACGAACAAACAAAGAACCGTGTCACCTCCGCTTGAAGTTCCTTTGTCGGATACATTTAAGGACGCTCAAATGGAAGTAAAGAGATCATTAACCCCGATTTCTCGAAGGAAGAAGCCCGATAAGAAAACGAACAAATCAATTCCAGACAGTAGGAAGTCTAATGTGAAATTCGGCTGGGGAAAATACTTTGATCATGCAGGGGGAAGAGTTACAGCTGTGGATGCAGCTGATGAGTACATGATTGATCTTTCACAGTTGTTTCTCGGGCATAAATTTGCTCATGGTTCTTACAGTAGGCTTTACCGGGGATTATATAAGGATGAACCTGTCGCTGTGAAGATGATTCGGTTGCCAGATGATGACGAAAATGGAAGCTTATCAGCTAGATTAGAGAAGCAGTTTAATCGAGAAGTTACTCTTTTGTCGCGCCTTCACCATGCTAATGTAGTTAAGGTAGCCTTGCTCTTCCACTCAGGCTTGTTTATTGGATACACTGATGAGTCTAGGGGTGTTCAGCGGGCCGTGTAAGGGTTGGGTCGGGTCGGACCGggcttaaataaaaattagctTCTTTAAACTTAATGTGGGCTTTAAATGTAGCGGGCTTTAAAAGCCGAGACCGGCCCAACCCGGcccttttttattacttaaaattatttaaattcccatttatcaatttatattaAATCAGCATTTATAATAATCAAGTTTTTTGACCCTTATTAAGTCTTTTCATAGtccatttcattttaattatattagagCCCATTTTTGGTCTGATCTTTACAAAGTCCTACTAAAAACGGGCCGGATAAGGGCTTAAAATGGGGGTCTGACCCATTAAACACCCCTAATCACTGATAAGATTGAGGAGATAACATTTCATAGGGATCTAAAATCATATGCATATTTGTTTGGATCAGTTTATAGGTGCATGCAGACAACCACTGGTCTTTTGCATTGTGACCGAGTACTTGTCAGAGGGCTCGTTGAGGGCATACTTGCATAGGCTTGAACACGAAACACTACCTTTGGAGAAGTTAATCTCCGTGGCACTTGAAATTGCTCGTGGAATGGAATATGTGCACGCACAAGGTCTTGTTCATAGGGATCTTAAACCCGAAAATATTCTAATTGATCAAGATTTTCACATGAAAATTGCTGATTTTGGGATTGCTTGTGAGGAAGAACACTGTGATCCTGTTTCAGATGATCCTGGAACATACCGCTGGATGGCTCCTGAGATGATTAGGCACGATCCTTATGGACGGAAAGCGGATGTATATAGCTTTGGACTCATGCTATGGGAGATGGTATCTGGAAGCATCCCTTATGAGGACAGGATGTCTTTCCAGGCTGCTTTCGCTGTTATGACTACGGTTGGTTTCTCTATGCTGGTTCATAGATTTTATTGTAATCTCTATAGTATGGTGTgcaatgtcacatgattcgttAATCACTtcgcgaatcgaaaaaagcgaattatggtcagttttgggctatttttggaCAAATTTGAGCGAATTGCGAATTCGAAAAGCGAATTGCGAATTCGAAAAGCAAAGTAGCTAGCGAATTGCGTTACAGTGATGGTGTCATTCAGTTTATTTTGTGTTTGCACTTTATATACTGATATAACTATCAAGTTAAATTTGTGTGCTCACCTTAGTGAAAAGCTAATTCAAACTAGAGATCAACCATGGTGGCAATTTTCTATTGGGGTATTTGGCAATTGGTCGATGGCTATTGGCTATTGGCTATTGGCCGTTGACTTTTTAGTTAACTTGTTTGACTAGTTGGAAGTGTTGGTTGTTTTTGTTAGCTTTTAAGCTAGTTGAAAAAGCCAGCTGTTTATGgagatatttgataaatttaggTATTGACTGTTGGCTGTTTATTAAGAAAAAGTGGGTCAATAAgccaaaaacaacaaaaaaaactaacaGCAGTAGCTTATCAGTTGgtttaaaagccatttaccaaatacttttttGTCTGTTTGACCAAGTCAAAAGCCAAAATCTAAGCAAAAAGCCATAACCAAACACCCATCAAGGACGTACAAGTTTACAGATTTGTCATCCAAGCTTTGCATCTCACTTTGTCTGATTTGTGATGTTGCGTTTCTATATTCCAAATTCTTTAGAAGATACAAAATACTAATTTAAACCCAAATTTTTTGATTGTAGAATGCGCGGCCTAACGTTCCTGAGCGCTGTCCTCCAGCAATGAAAGCTCTAATAGAACAATGTTGGTCTCGAGTTCCAAAAGAGAGGCCTGAGTTTTGGCAGATTGTGAAAGTCCTTGAGGGGTTTGAATCTTCATTTGCTAATGATGGAACCTTGAAGCTGTTACCAAATTTTATCCAGGATCAAAAGAAGGGTTTTCTGTATCGAATACAAAAGCTTAGTACCCCTCACAATAATTCTAATATTATGCCTAAACCTAAGTTTATTTGACACCACTTGGCTTTTGTagttcatttcaaattatcttGTAATAAGTAGGCCTGTTTTTTGTCGCTTTGTTTTGATATAGGAAAAAGAAATatgccttcttttttttttttttttcttttgatggATACGGGATGGATATATTAAGTAAGGCGGTTCAAGGCTGGTTGTTAAATAGTAGTACAATTCCCACGAGTCCACAACAGGTTTTTGTCTTGCTGTTTTGTTGCCGTTGttccatttagttttttaacactatttatttgtattttattcttaatctagatgtcaaaatatagtcatgtgggatcttgtttgattcgtcttaatgtaaattttattaatattaattttttataatttttaattatgtacaattaaagttatttagaattgaattagtgcattggatagtgtGTCAAAATTAAATAGGACAACTCAAATGAATTGGAGAGAATATTGTTTATTAAACCCTTTTTTCATAAGCTCTGTTGTGTGGACATAATTTCACTTGCTGATAGCCTGATACTGCTTGTGTAGGATTATGCATCTGTGTATGACATTGCTGGCATCTACTGCTGATTTTATCCTGATGCTTGAGTAGAGGTGTTTAACTGGGCTTGTCGACCCAACGGGTCAAAGGTCCGGTCACATTTTAACGGGTCATTTGCGGATCGGGTTAATAACGGGTCAGATCATTGACGGTCCTTGGTGAAAAGGGTCGATCAGGTTAGGTCGGATAATTATATGGATTAGTTGCGACAAAAATTTTAccacttttgttttttttttttttttataatatttttatatgatattatcattTACATAGGTGGGTCAACCCAACGGATTATAATGTATAATAAAAGAACTAGAGCTTTTAAAAAATAGGTTAAAGTGGAAAGGGTATAAACGGCCTTGACCTGCCCTAGTTCGTTTAAATTTGACATAATCCCACTCGATCTGGTCATGAAAGGTTAGAGCGGCCAAG of the Amaranthus tricolor cultivar Red isolate AtriRed21 chromosome 6, ASM2621246v1, whole genome shotgun sequence genome contains:
- the LOC130815917 gene encoding serine/threonine/tyrosine-protein kinase HT1-like, giving the protein MDESSSSLIRRTKFSHTVCHRIDSSILASMSLRFRTQEIPQFKPRPETPASRPEAATLPEIAASRPELVGVRKVHESNQTQVLRHPLTNKQRTVSPPLEVPLSDTFKDAQMEVKRSLTPISRRKKPDKKTNKSIPDSRKSNVKFGWGKYFDHAGGRVTAVDAADEYMIDLSQLFLGHKFAHGSYSRLYRGLYKDEPVAVKMIRLPDDDENGSLSARLEKQFNREVTLLSRLHHANVVKFIGACRQPLVFCIVTEYLSEGSLRAYLHRLEHETLPLEKLISVALEIARGMEYVHAQGLVHRDLKPENILIDQDFHMKIADFGIACEEEHCDPVSDDPGTYRWMAPEMIRHDPYGRKADVYSFGLMLWEMVSGSIPYEDRMSFQAAFAVMTTNARPNVPERCPPAMKALIEQCWSRVPKERPEFWQIVKVLEGFESSFANDGTLKLLPNFIQDQKKGFLYRIQKLSTPHNNSNIMPKPKFI